In Aciduliprofundum sp. MAR08-339, a single window of DNA contains:
- a CDS encoding sodium:proton antiporter, whose protein sequence is MLFNIVYITVAVIIITGLYAALFKRNLIKVVIGLDLIESGVNLFLVSLGYKNGGIAPIFTNAPNTKMVLPTPQALTLTSIVIGVATTAMLLAFCVIIYRHYGTLDARKVRRLKG, encoded by the coding sequence ATGCTGTTTAATATCGTTTATATAACTGTTGCTGTGATCATCATAACAGGGCTATATGCAGCGCTGTTCAAAAGGAATTTGATAAAAGTTGTTATTGGTTTGGATCTTATTGAAAGTGGTGTTAATCTCTTTCTGGTATCCTTGGGATATAAAAACGGAGGAATTGCTCCCATATTTACAAATGCCCCAAATACAAAAATGGTACTTCCTACACCTCAGGCCCTAACACTTACATCCATAGTGATCGGCGTGGCCACCACAGCTATGCTGCTTGCCTTTTGCGTGATAATTTACAGGCATTATGGGACCCTGGATGCGAGGAAGGTAAGGAGGTTGAAAGGATGA
- the cbiQ gene encoding cobalt ECF transporter T component CbiQ, which yields MRFVEATLKSIQSIEKFNGSNSPLNKISAETKILTMIIVIILMLVMHSLFTLFLLLSFLIMESLILERSVFKTWLFIPLFTGIIAIPAIFITPGTQIWSFYFLRITQEGIKAALYLTVRTLIAVTAVALVTKTTRWDDIMYSLKSLKLPNTFIMILFLTFRYIFFFTRILEDTLLSIKSRVIGKEKSIESWKLYAPLVGNLFIKTYKMEEKIFLSMKARGFSGEYSYTRDRNFEINWPYLLIFIFLAIILISINGGLLWRLPNLKM from the coding sequence GTGAGATTCGTGGAAGCAACACTTAAAAGCATACAGTCAATAGAAAAGTTCAACGGTTCCAACTCCCCACTAAACAAAATAAGTGCTGAAACCAAAATCCTGACTATGATAATAGTGATCATCCTTATGCTAGTCATGCACTCCCTATTTACACTCTTTTTATTGTTATCATTCTTAATCATGGAAAGCTTGATACTGGAAAGAAGCGTGTTCAAAACATGGCTATTCATACCCCTGTTCACCGGAATAATAGCCATCCCTGCGATTTTTATAACTCCCGGGACACAAATATGGAGTTTTTATTTTTTAAGAATAACTCAAGAGGGTATAAAGGCCGCACTTTATCTAACTGTTAGAACCTTGATAGCCGTTACTGCCGTGGCACTTGTAACGAAAACCACAAGATGGGACGATATAATGTATTCCCTAAAATCACTTAAATTGCCCAATACGTTCATAATGATTCTATTCTTGACCTTCAGATATATATTTTTCTTCACAAGAATTCTAGAAGACACATTACTATCAATAAAGAGCAGAGTGATCGGTAAAGAAAAATCCATAGAGTCTTGGAAACTTTACGCCCCACTTGTAGGTAATCTATTCATAAAAACCTACAAGATGGAAGAAAAAATATTTCTCTCTATGAAGGCACGGGGATTTTCAGGAGAGTATTCATATACAAGAGATAGAAACTTTGAAATTAACTGGCCTTACCTATTAATATTCATCTTTCTGGCGATCATTCTTATAAGCATAAACGGAGGGTTACTATGGAGATTGCCAAACTTGAAGATGTGA
- a CDS encoding energy-coupling factor ABC transporter ATP-binding protein yields MEIAKLEDVSFNYGNGEILHNINIRISKGEVLYLIGENGAGKSTLLLILAALYVPSKGKATIFGKEIDDKATKDTELRKKIGIVFQDSDVQLFSPTVFDDVAFAPKHLKEKYNRKMVENAMKRMNVWHLRNRHPYELSEGEKKRASIATVLSYSPEFILLDEPTANMDAKGRREFKNLIEELKNKGKTIVIATHLFSEIAYATRIIGLKNGEIIYDGNPKIVEDAKYMESLGLV; encoded by the coding sequence ATGGAGATTGCCAAACTTGAAGATGTGAGTTTCAACTATGGGAATGGAGAGATCCTTCATAACATAAATATACGCATAAGCAAGGGGGAGGTTTTATACCTAATAGGAGAGAATGGCGCTGGAAAAAGTACTTTACTTCTCATTCTTGCAGCTCTATACGTACCAAGCAAGGGGAAAGCAACAATATTCGGAAAAGAAATAGATGATAAGGCTACCAAAGATACCGAATTACGTAAAAAAATTGGAATTGTGTTTCAGGATTCTGATGTACAACTATTCTCACCAACGGTATTTGATGATGTGGCATTCGCCCCTAAACATCTGAAGGAGAAATACAACAGAAAGATGGTAGAGAACGCTATGAAAAGAATGAATGTTTGGCACCTTCGCAACAGACATCCCTACGAATTAAGCGAAGGTGAGAAGAAAAGGGCATCCATAGCAACGGTACTATCATACTCTCCAGAGTTCATACTTCTCGATGAACCTACTGCGAATATGGACGCAAAGGGAAGAAGGGAGTTCAAAAACCTGATAGAGGAATTGAAAAATAAGGGGAAAACTATTGTTATAGCAACCCATCTTTTCAGCGAAATTGCATATGCAACAAGAATCATTGGATTGAAGAATGGAGAAATTATCTACGATGGGAATCCAAAAATAGTCGAAGACGCGAAGTACATGGAATCCTTAGGACTTGTATAA
- the cbiM gene encoding cobalt transporter CbiM: protein MHIPDGYLGPATCAFFYIVMIPIWYTAFRISAKKLNEKSVPMLSMLSAFAFLVMMFNWPVPNGTTAHMVGAVLIAILLGPWASVIAISVALLIQAFFFGDGGLTSYAANCFNMGVVMPFVGYYVYRLLLRMMKEKNAWSMALSAAIGGYIGINTAAFMVGLELGIQPFIAPGYCPFPFTVSIPAMLLAHLITAGPVEAVVTGTVIYYMKKRAPNLLNLPKLTLKGDKNAVVA, encoded by the coding sequence ATGCATATACCGGATGGATATTTAGGACCCGCCACATGCGCGTTCTTTTATATAGTGATGATACCAATATGGTACACGGCCTTCAGAATCTCTGCAAAAAAACTGAACGAAAAAAGTGTGCCCATGCTATCAATGCTCTCCGCCTTCGCATTTCTTGTGATGATGTTTAACTGGCCAGTTCCAAACGGAACCACTGCCCATATGGTAGGAGCTGTTTTGATTGCCATTCTTCTTGGTCCCTGGGCATCTGTGATTGCAATAAGTGTAGCCCTGCTGATACAAGCATTTTTCTTCGGAGATGGGGGACTAACAAGCTATGCAGCCAACTGCTTCAACATGGGGGTTGTTATGCCCTTCGTGGGATACTATGTGTACAGACTCTTGCTGAGGATGATGAAAGAAAAAAACGCTTGGAGTATGGCCCTATCTGCAGCAATAGGGGGATACATCGGAATAAATACTGCCGCCTTTATGGTTGGTTTAGAACTAGGAATACAACCGTTCATTGCTCCCGGGTACTGCCCGTTTCCATTTACAGTTTCAATACCAGCGATGCTCTTGGCCCATTTGATCACCGCTGGGCCCGTCGAAGCAGTTGTAACCGGTACAGTTATTTATTACATGAAAAAACGAGCTCCTAACCTCTTAAACCTGCCAAAGCTCACCTTGAAGGGTGATAAAAATGCGGTCGTGGCTTAA
- a CDS encoding fumarate hydratase codes for MIDEIVEAIRRAETQLSEDTVEALKKAYKRESNEMARTQLKAIIENFTVAKNESLPMCQDTGLQTFFIDMGYDFPYRAELKNSIIEAVRRATKEVPLRPNAVHPFLHKNSGDNTGRYVPYIHWELREGDDAVIYVIPKGGGSENMSGLYMLPPGVGIKGIKKTVIEHVFKSGGKPCPPTIIGVGIGGGADLALTLAKKAAILRPIGQRHEEEFVAQLEEELYEMANKLGIGPMGLGGDTTVLDVHVEYAHRHPATLPLGIVTQCWANRKRKVIIDSNGKVEVV; via the coding sequence ATGATTGACGAAATTGTTGAAGCCATAAGGAGGGCCGAGACGCAGCTCTCCGAGGACACCGTTGAAGCCCTCAAAAAGGCATACAAGAGGGAGAGCAACGAGATGGCGAGAACACAGTTGAAGGCGATTATAGAGAACTTCACTGTTGCCAAGAATGAGTCCCTGCCAATGTGCCAAGACACAGGATTGCAGACATTTTTCATAGATATGGGCTACGACTTTCCATACAGGGCGGAGTTGAAGAACTCCATAATCGAGGCTGTTAGAAGGGCAACCAAGGAGGTCCCTCTTCGCCCAAACGCTGTACATCCCTTTCTTCATAAGAACTCAGGCGACAACACAGGGAGATACGTGCCCTACATCCACTGGGAACTTCGTGAGGGCGATGATGCTGTAATTTATGTAATCCCCAAGGGTGGTGGTAGCGAGAATATGAGCGGTCTTTACATGCTGCCCCCTGGTGTGGGAATTAAGGGAATAAAGAAAACGGTGATAGAGCACGTATTCAAATCCGGTGGCAAGCCATGTCCACCAACGATAATTGGTGTTGGCATTGGAGGCGGTGCCGATCTTGCCTTAACTCTTGCGAAGAAGGCCGCGATTTTAAGGCCAATAGGGCAGAGACACGAAGAGGAGTTTGTCGCCCAACTTGAGGAGGAACTTTATGAAATGGCCAATAAACTGGGAATAGGTCCAATGGGTCTTGGTGGAGATACAACGGTGCTTGATGTTCATGTGGAGTACGCGCACAGGCATCCAGCCACGCTTCCTCTTGGAATTGTGACGCAGTGCTGGGCAAATCGCAAGAGAAAGGTTATTATAGACTCAAATGGAAAGGTGGAGGTGGTCTGA
- the sucC gene encoding ADP-forming succinate--CoA ligase subunit beta, which yields MNLYEYQGKALFRKFGVPTPEGYVVFKPEEIGEVNRDVVIKAQVLTGGRGKSGGVKFASTADEARKLAEEILSMEIKGHKVHAVLVEEKLKIEKEYYLSILIDRSTRSPLIMASPEGGVEIESVPDEKIYKYRVNPEIGVQPFVGRILSKKMGFTGDMAKQFTAILMNLYKLFREYDAELVEINPLVLSVGKLIAADSKVVIDSDSLYRHKDLEENAEEKTPLELEANRAGYAFVELDGNIGVIANGAGLTMATLDTLLLYGLKPRNFLDLGGTDSVDITKNAFTYVLKANPEAILVNIFGGVTKCDTVAQGIIAAKEEFKIDMPIVVRLSGVHEEEGRKMLADAGIHAFADMRHAIEKLKKVMEGSE from the coding sequence ATGAATCTGTACGAGTATCAAGGAAAGGCGCTGTTTAGGAAATTCGGAGTGCCCACTCCCGAGGGCTATGTGGTATTCAAGCCCGAGGAGATAGGGGAAGTGAACAGGGACGTGGTCATAAAAGCTCAGGTCCTCACGGGTGGCCGTGGCAAGAGTGGAGGAGTGAAATTTGCCTCCACCGCGGATGAGGCGAGAAAACTTGCCGAGGAAATTCTTTCTATGGAGATCAAGGGGCACAAAGTGCATGCGGTGCTTGTGGAAGAAAAACTCAAAATTGAAAAGGAGTACTACCTGAGCATACTCATTGACAGGAGCACCAGATCTCCGCTCATAATGGCTTCTCCTGAGGGCGGGGTGGAAATAGAGAGCGTGCCCGATGAGAAGATTTACAAGTACAGAGTGAATCCTGAGATTGGGGTGCAGCCATTCGTAGGAAGGATTCTCTCCAAGAAGATGGGTTTCACAGGCGATATGGCAAAGCAGTTTACGGCCATACTCATGAACCTCTATAAATTATTCAGAGAGTATGATGCTGAACTTGTGGAAATAAATCCCCTTGTGCTGAGTGTGGGTAAGCTTATAGCGGCCGATTCCAAGGTAGTAATTGATTCTGACTCGCTCTATCGCCATAAAGACCTGGAGGAGAATGCCGAGGAGAAAACTCCTCTGGAACTCGAGGCAAATCGCGCTGGATACGCCTTCGTTGAACTGGATGGAAATATTGGAGTGATAGCGAATGGAGCAGGACTAACCATGGCCACTCTTGATACACTGCTTCTCTACGGGCTCAAGCCCAGGAACTTCCTTGATCTGGGCGGAACTGATAGTGTGGATATTACCAAGAATGCATTTACCTACGTGCTAAAAGCCAATCCAGAGGCCATTCTGGTGAATATATTTGGAGGTGTGACAAAATGCGATACTGTGGCGCAGGGGATAATAGCGGCAAAGGAGGAATTCAAAATAGATATGCCCATTGTTGTGCGCCTTAGCGGTGTGCATGAGGAAGAGGGAAGAAAGATGCTGGCTGATGCGGGCATTCACGCATTTGCTGATATGAGGCATGCGATTGAAAAGCTCAAGAAGGTTATGGAGGGATCAGAATGA
- a CDS encoding NADP-dependent malic enzyme has protein sequence MADDIGNKALERHEVYRGKIQMLPKVPVRGRGDLSIWYTPGVAEPCKAIKEDPEKVYEYTNKGNTVAVVSDATRILGLGDIGPLAGLPVMEGKSLLFKHFGGVDAVPIMLDTKNPDKFIETVKLIAPSFGGINLEDISSPKCFYILDRLRKELDIPVWHDDQQGTATVVLAAVLNALKIVGKKLEDVVIASFGAGAAGYAVMRLLVEAGVNPGNIRVVEMVNREPTVLHQHMDLARLFPYRGCLLRKTNRDNVMGGPEEALRDADILISFTRPGPGVIKKEWIKLMNDDAIVFPLANPVPEILPGDAKEAGARIVGTGRSDYPNQINNSLGFPGIFRGALDVHATTITDGMAVAAAHELAKVGEEEGLSEDHVLPTMDDWDVFAREAAAVAIAALEEGVARKYVTWDEEYERARKIIKLSRDSLKILMDNGIIKEV, from the coding sequence ATGGCAGATGATATTGGAAACAAGGCCTTGGAAAGGCATGAGGTGTATAGGGGCAAGATTCAGATGTTACCAAAGGTACCTGTCAGGGGCCGTGGAGACCTTAGCATATGGTACACCCCCGGGGTGGCCGAGCCCTGCAAGGCCATTAAGGAGGACCCGGAAAAGGTTTACGAATACACCAACAAGGGCAACACCGTGGCTGTTGTGAGTGATGCCACCCGCATCCTTGGGCTTGGAGATATTGGGCCTCTTGCCGGCTTGCCAGTGATGGAAGGTAAATCACTTCTCTTTAAGCATTTTGGAGGTGTGGATGCGGTACCAATAATGCTGGATACGAAGAACCCTGATAAGTTCATTGAAACTGTGAAACTGATAGCACCATCCTTTGGAGGCATAAATCTTGAGGATATCTCCTCTCCGAAGTGCTTCTACATTCTGGACAGGTTGCGCAAGGAGCTGGACATTCCGGTATGGCACGATGATCAGCAGGGTACTGCAACTGTTGTGCTTGCAGCTGTCCTCAATGCCCTTAAGATCGTGGGCAAGAAACTTGAGGATGTGGTTATAGCATCATTCGGTGCTGGGGCTGCTGGATATGCAGTTATGCGTCTTCTTGTGGAAGCGGGTGTGAATCCCGGAAATATAAGAGTTGTTGAGATGGTGAATCGAGAACCCACTGTGCTGCATCAGCATATGGATCTTGCCAGGCTTTTCCCCTACAGGGGATGTCTTCTCCGAAAAACAAACAGGGATAATGTGATGGGTGGTCCTGAAGAAGCATTAAGAGATGCAGATATTCTTATATCCTTTACTAGACCCGGACCAGGTGTGATAAAGAAAGAGTGGATAAAGTTGATGAATGACGATGCCATAGTTTTTCCTCTGGCCAACCCTGTTCCTGAGATTCTACCTGGGGATGCCAAGGAGGCTGGAGCCAGAATAGTGGGTACAGGTAGATCTGATTATCCGAATCAGATCAATAATTCTCTCGGATTTCCAGGTATATTCAGAGGCGCTTTAGATGTTCATGCCACGACAATAACGGATGGTATGGCTGTTGCTGCAGCCCACGAATTGGCAAAGGTTGGAGAAGAGGAAGGTTTGAGTGAGGATCACGTTCTGCCCACAATGGATGACTGGGATGTGTTTGCCAGGGAAGCTGCAGCAGTGGCCATTGCCGCCTTGGAGGAGGGTGTGGCTAGGAAGTATGTTACGTGGGATGAGGAGTATGAAAGGGCGAGAAAGATTATCAAACTCTCCCGTGATAGTTTAAAGATCCTGATGGATAATGGGATAATAAAGGAGGTATGA
- the mbhE gene encoding hydrogen gas-evolving membrane-bound hydrogenase subunit E, which translates to MRRILLCLVFVIFSLSLLYVAINPADFGMPGDGHLVFGKPRFEDMDNYFLHNGQNQTGANNIVTSIVFDYRGFDTLGEASVLFTAVLAVGMVLRALRRDAK; encoded by the coding sequence ATGAGGAGAATTCTACTTTGCTTGGTGTTTGTCATTTTCTCTCTATCACTCCTATACGTGGCCATTAACCCAGCCGATTTCGGAATGCCAGGGGATGGGCATTTGGTGTTTGGAAAACCCAGGTTCGAGGACATGGATAATTATTTCCTCCACAATGGTCAGAATCAGACAGGGGCAAATAACATTGTTACAAGTATAGTTTTTGATTACAGAGGTTTTGATACATTGGGCGAAGCGTCTGTCCTGTTCACCGCAGTACTTGCTGTTGGAATGGTTCTAAGGGCTTTAAGGAGGGATGCCAAATGA
- the sucD gene encoding succinate--CoA ligase subunit alpha has protein sequence MSVIIDKDTRIIVQGITGHQGRFHSGEMIKFGARVVAGVTPGKGGQEVNGVPVYDTVEEAMVHKPEATMITVPARFVKDAAFEAMYHGIRVIYILTEKVPLHDALDIVTYARSHGHVVIGPNGPGITIPGKTKMGIMPNHIFREGHVAVASRSGTLTYEIVNALTLNGYGQSVVIGLGGDRITGLNFVDVLEMFENDEDTEAIVLVGEIGGTAEEEAAEYIKKNVSKPVVAYIAGRSAPPGKRMGHAGAIITRGRGTAESKIKAFNEAGVPVAEFPWEIPNALKKVYK, from the coding sequence ATGAGCGTCATAATTGATAAGGATACCAGGATCATTGTGCAGGGAATAACCGGGCATCAGGGCAGGTTTCACAGTGGAGAGATGATAAAATTCGGAGCAAGGGTTGTGGCGGGTGTCACACCGGGCAAAGGTGGTCAGGAGGTAAATGGTGTGCCAGTTTACGATACCGTGGAGGAGGCCATGGTGCATAAGCCCGAGGCAACGATGATAACAGTTCCCGCCAGATTTGTGAAGGATGCGGCATTTGAGGCCATGTACCATGGAATTCGTGTGATATACATACTGACGGAGAAAGTTCCGTTGCATGATGCCCTCGATATTGTGACATACGCTCGCAGTCATGGGCATGTTGTTATAGGTCCAAACGGGCCAGGTATCACTATACCCGGTAAGACTAAGATGGGCATAATGCCAAACCACATATTCCGCGAGGGCCATGTTGCTGTAGCCTCAAGGAGCGGAACTCTCACATACGAGATTGTAAATGCCCTTACCCTTAACGGCTATGGCCAGAGCGTTGTTATTGGCCTGGGTGGAGATAGAATCACTGGTCTGAATTTCGTTGATGTCCTTGAAATGTTTGAGAATGACGAGGATACAGAGGCGATAGTGCTTGTGGGCGAAATTGGAGGCACAGCGGAGGAAGAGGCGGCAGAGTATATCAAGAAGAATGTGAGCAAGCCCGTTGTGGCTTACATTGCAGGCCGCTCCGCTCCACCAGGCAAGAGAATGGGCCATGCAGGAGCGATAATCACGAGAGGAAGAGGTACAGCAGAGAGTAAAATAAAAGCGTTCAACGAGGCCGGGGTGCCTGTGGCTGAGTTCCCATGGGAAATACCCAACGCTCTGAAGAAGGTCTATAAATAA
- the mnhG gene encoding monovalent cation/H(+) antiporter subunit G, producing the protein MWTSYLIYVFIAIGLTFNGLGVVGLLRFPDVYTRLHAATKATTFGSIFTSLGVVTWAFTQLYLSGNSWNLTLALHSLIAIAALLLTNPVGAHAIARAAYKSGVKPKYAVVDRLEVGK; encoded by the coding sequence ATGTGGACCTCTTATCTCATTTATGTTTTCATTGCGATAGGTTTGACCTTTAACGGGCTTGGAGTCGTAGGTCTTCTTCGTTTTCCCGACGTGTATACGAGATTGCATGCGGCAACGAAGGCAACCACATTTGGATCTATATTTACATCTCTTGGTGTGGTGACATGGGCTTTTACCCAGCTGTATTTGAGCGGAAACTCATGGAATTTGACCCTTGCACTCCACTCCCTAATTGCAATTGCTGCATTGCTTTTAACCAATCCTGTTGGTGCTCATGCCATTGCCCGCGCCGCATATAAAAGTGGAGTGAAACCGAAATATGCGGTTGTGGACCGGCTGGAGGTGGGGAAATGA
- a CDS encoding cation:proton antiporter yields MIDIWFLTGFVIIVWILLSLLRVIFGPTAADRVVALDTINTLIVAVMVVLSVAYRELIYVDIAIVYALLSFVSTLYIAKYLEGGI; encoded by the coding sequence ATGATTGATATATGGTTTTTAACAGGATTTGTAATTATCGTATGGATACTCCTGTCCCTACTGCGAGTAATTTTTGGTCCAACAGCGGCTGATAGGGTGGTTGCGCTTGATACGATAAACACGCTGATAGTTGCTGTTATGGTGGTTTTGTCCGTGGCATACAGGGAGCTTATCTATGTGGACATAGCCATCGTATACGCACTTCTATCCTTTGTTTCCACGCTCTACATTGCAAAATACCTGGAGGGGGGGATTTAA
- a CDS encoding FumA C-terminus/TtdB family hydratase beta subunit, which yields MEYHEKTPITDARKYKVGDVIYITGEVILARDEAHKKLLEEGAPIDLEGSVIYHCGPVVTKKNGEWKVVAAGPTTSIRMEIFEDEFIKRFHPAIIVGKGGMGERTLKALKEHGAVYAAYTGGCGALAAERIKSVKEVHFLEELGIPEAVWVFRVEEFGPLVVTMDSHGNSIYDEIDEKAKKNLDEILAKI from the coding sequence ATGGAGTATCATGAGAAAACACCCATCACAGATGCGAGGAAATACAAGGTTGGGGATGTTATATACATCACAGGAGAGGTAATTCTCGCAAGGGACGAAGCACATAAAAAACTCCTTGAGGAGGGTGCACCCATTGACCTTGAAGGATCCGTTATTTACCACTGCGGGCCTGTTGTCACAAAGAAAAACGGAGAATGGAAGGTTGTTGCAGCCGGTCCAACCACGAGCATAAGAATGGAGATATTTGAGGACGAATTCATTAAGAGGTTCCATCCTGCGATAATCGTAGGTAAGGGTGGAATGGGCGAGCGCACTCTGAAGGCATTAAAGGAACATGGTGCTGTGTATGCAGCCTACACTGGCGGATGCGGTGCTCTTGCGGCCGAGAGAATAAAGAGTGTGAAAGAAGTGCATTTTCTAGAAGAACTCGGAATTCCGGAGGCTGTATGGGTATTCCGCGTGGAGGAATTCGGTCCTCTTGTGGTGACAATGGACTCCCACGGTAACAGCATATACGATGAGATCGATGAGAAGGCTAAGAAAAATTTGGATGAAATTCTTGCCAAAATTTAA
- the nikR gene encoding nickel-responsive transcriptional regulator NikR, which translates to MLRRFGVSIDDELLKKFDEYISQKGYVGRSEAIRDLIRNALIDESISKGEEEVFGTISVVYDHEVRGISEKITHIQHHYVEEIRAAIHVHIDERNCLEVVIVHGKSTIIKEIADKLNSLKGVKNVRFHLTSVEP; encoded by the coding sequence ATGTTGAGAAGATTTGGCGTGTCAATCGATGATGAATTACTCAAAAAATTTGATGAATACATATCACAAAAGGGGTATGTTGGACGCTCCGAAGCAATTAGAGATTTGATAAGAAACGCGTTGATAGACGAAAGCATTTCAAAGGGAGAAGAGGAGGTATTTGGAACAATAAGTGTAGTTTACGACCACGAGGTAAGAGGTATCAGCGAGAAGATAACACACATACAGCACCACTATGTGGAGGAGATAAGGGCAGCAATTCACGTGCATATTGATGAGAGAAATTGCCTTGAGGTGGTCATAGTACATGGTAAATCCACCATTATAAAAGAAATAGCAGATAAATTAAATAGCCTGAAGGGTGTTAAAAATGTAAGATTTCACCTGACCTCCGTGGAACCCTGA
- a CDS encoding Na(+)/H(+) antiporter subunit B, which produces MMSKIVRTQANFLYVFIMIFGFYIVAHGHLTPGGGFQGGAVIATGIALIVVSYNYNQIKKWIKKTHLTAAEAIGLLAFIITAFMGIGTSFFYNWLANTGFLFGDRVSYGPNPGYLNTAGTLPIMNLAVGIEVLGGLSVIVIYYLHYLKEVDKNAV; this is translated from the coding sequence ATGATGAGCAAAATTGTACGTACACAGGCCAATTTCCTTTATGTCTTTATTATGATATTCGGTTTTTACATAGTCGCTCATGGACATTTAACTCCTGGAGGCGGTTTTCAAGGTGGTGCGGTGATAGCCACCGGTATAGCTCTTATTGTGGTCTCTTATAACTATAATCAGATTAAAAAATGGATAAAAAAGACGCATTTGACCGCTGCAGAGGCGATAGGTTTACTTGCTTTCATAATCACAGCCTTTATGGGTATAGGGACCTCTTTCTTCTACAACTGGCTTGCGAATACGGGTTTTCTATTTGGAGATAGGGTTTCATATGGTCCAAATCCAGGATATCTGAATACTGCTGGTACATTGCCAATAATGAATCTTGCTGTTGGAATTGAGGTACTTGGAGGTCTAAGTGTGATAGTAATTTACTATTTACACTATCTTAAGGAGGTGGATAAAAATGCTGTTTAA
- a CDS encoding Na+/H+ antiporter subunit E — protein sequence MIAFIITTVVAFVIYLVLTAGSGHFMMFWAPSEIVMGIFLSLIVGAITKNYLCKSGNYRMLNPARWLLFIVYGIGPFFWAMAKANLDVAYRVITGKIRPGIVKIDPKLNTDFAVTFLANSITLTPGTLTVDVDDDNVLYVHWINVPYGEEKKEYASIGKVCGSFPRWARRVADD from the coding sequence ATGATTGCATTCATAATCACAACAGTCGTTGCATTCGTTATATATCTCGTCCTAACGGCAGGTAGTGGCCATTTTATGATGTTCTGGGCGCCTTCTGAAATAGTTATGGGAATTTTCTTGAGTTTGATAGTAGGGGCAATCACAAAAAATTATCTATGCAAATCAGGAAATTACAGGATGTTGAATCCTGCAAGGTGGCTACTGTTCATAGTTTACGGAATAGGTCCATTTTTCTGGGCCATGGCCAAGGCAAATCTGGATGTGGCTTACAGGGTTATAACGGGAAAGATTAGACCTGGAATAGTTAAAATAGATCCAAAATTGAATACAGATTTTGCCGTTACTTTTCTTGCAAATTCAATAACTTTAACTCCCGGAACTCTGACCGTGGATGTTGATGATGACAATGTGCTTTATGTGCACTGGATAAACGTGCCGTATGGAGAGGAGAAAAAAGAATATGCGAGCATTGGGAAGGTATGCGGATCGTTTCCAAGATGGGCAAGGAGGGTTGCAGATGATTGA
- a CDS encoding DUF4040 domain-containing protein: MMFEILIQILILVGLVITAYISIHFKDLLACAVALGAFSFLLSLEFYVLQAPDVAIAEAGIGAGLTTAIFILAIRGTSRWEVEG, from the coding sequence ATGATGTTTGAAATTCTCATTCAGATTTTGATACTTGTGGGATTGGTAATTACTGCATATATATCCATCCATTTCAAGGACCTTCTAGCCTGTGCTGTTGCCCTTGGTGCATTTTCTTTTCTACTGTCTCTTGAATTCTACGTTCTTCAGGCTCCCGATGTGGCAATAGCAGAAGCGGGGATAGGTGCGGGCTTGACCACGGCGATTTTCATACTTGCCATAAGAGGAACATCCAGATGGGAGGTGGAAGGATGA